From Actinosynnema mirum DSM 43827, a single genomic window includes:
- a CDS encoding aldo/keto reductase family protein, protein MEFRRLGRSGLNISEISYGNWLTHGSQVEEEQALACVRAALDAGITTFDTADVYANTKAEAVLGRALKGERRASLEIFTKVFWPTGPKGPNDKGLGRKHIMESIDASLERLGTDYVDLYQAHRFDQTVPLEETMTAFADVVRSGKALYIGVSEWSAEQIARGAALARELKIPFISNQPQYSMLWRVIEPQVVPTSEREGLSQIVWSPVAQGVLTGKYLPGQQAPAGSRAADESGSKAISSFMRDEVLEKVQKLKPLAEEAGLTMAQLAVAWVLQNPNVASAIIGASRPEQVTDNVKAAGVKLEPELLEKIDAVLEGVVESNPGLTKAP, encoded by the coding sequence ATGGAGTTCCGACGCCTCGGCCGCAGCGGCCTCAACATCAGCGAGATCTCGTACGGCAACTGGCTCACCCACGGGTCGCAGGTCGAGGAGGAGCAGGCGCTCGCGTGCGTCCGCGCCGCGCTCGACGCGGGCATCACCACGTTCGACACCGCCGACGTCTACGCCAACACCAAGGCGGAGGCCGTGCTCGGGCGGGCGCTCAAGGGTGAGCGGCGGGCCTCGTTGGAGATCTTCACGAAGGTCTTCTGGCCCACCGGGCCCAAGGGGCCGAACGACAAGGGCCTCGGCCGCAAGCACATCATGGAGTCGATCGACGCCTCCCTGGAGCGCCTCGGCACCGACTACGTGGACCTCTACCAGGCCCACCGCTTCGACCAGACCGTCCCGCTCGAGGAGACGATGACGGCGTTCGCCGACGTCGTCCGCTCCGGCAAGGCCCTCTACATCGGCGTCTCCGAGTGGAGCGCCGAGCAGATCGCGCGCGGCGCCGCGCTGGCCCGCGAGCTGAAGATCCCCTTCATCTCCAACCAGCCCCAGTACTCGATGCTGTGGCGCGTCATCGAGCCGCAGGTCGTGCCGACCTCCGAGCGCGAGGGCCTGTCCCAGATCGTCTGGTCCCCGGTCGCCCAGGGCGTCCTGACCGGCAAGTACCTGCCCGGCCAGCAGGCCCCGGCGGGCTCGCGCGCGGCCGACGAGTCCGGCTCCAAGGCGATCTCCTCGTTCATGCGCGACGAGGTGCTGGAGAAGGTCCAGAAGCTCAAGCCGCTCGCCGAGGAGGCCGGGCTGACCATGGCGCAGCTCGCCGTCGCCTGGGTGCTGCAGAACCCGAACGTGGCCTCGGCGATCATCGGCGCGTCCCGCCCCGAGCAGGTCACCGACAACGTCAAGGCCGCGGGCGTGAAGCTGGAGCCCGAGCTGCTGGAGAAGATCGACGCCGTGCTCGAG
- a CDS encoding Imm1 family immunity protein, producing the protein MATLSAIFDHETGANPVLIETQEDLDALVERVRERSTGHPCPSIVEISDAADPWGSPTAYAGIGNDRGFVQVHDDPMRATRGRAGTTGTVVYDLVANATDIPADQEVPLDVVRAVLAAYLAHNSRIPADHPLLNIVS; encoded by the coding sequence GTGGCCACGTTGAGCGCGATCTTCGACCACGAGACGGGCGCGAACCCGGTCCTGATCGAGACCCAGGAGGACCTCGACGCTCTGGTGGAGCGCGTGCGGGAGCGGTCGACCGGGCACCCGTGCCCCAGCATCGTCGAGATCAGCGACGCGGCCGACCCCTGGGGCTCCCCGACCGCGTACGCGGGCATCGGCAACGACCGGGGCTTCGTCCAGGTGCACGACGACCCGATGCGCGCCACGCGAGGCCGGGCTGGGACGACTGGCACGGTGGTCTACGACCTGGTGGCCAACGCGACCGACATCCCGGCCGACCAGGAGGTCCCGCTCGACGTGGTCCGCGCCGTCCTCGCGGCCTACCTGGCCCACAACTCCCGCATCCCCGCCGACCACCCCCTCCTCAACATCGTTAGCTAG
- a CDS encoding DddA-like double-stranded DNA deaminase toxin, with protein sequence MPSLGDVGAALDRVAEVAAGAQARLALAADLALEAAELVEAAGAGSGQTDVVTAAASFREVAHDADRVVGRDLDAALGAVRRIIAALGTSGAERASPGANGSERVDELAERLPPTVVPNTSAKTHGWWFTGQGAAQELISGEGPDARAAYEALREEGYPRPGMPFVAMHVEIKLAAHMRRNDIEHATVVINNIPCPLVWGCENLIGVVLPEGSSLTVHGSNGYERTFTGGRKPPWPR encoded by the coding sequence ATGCCTTCGCTCGGGGACGTCGGGGCGGCGCTCGACCGGGTCGCGGAGGTCGCGGCCGGGGCGCAGGCCCGCTTGGCGCTGGCGGCGGACCTGGCCCTGGAGGCCGCCGAACTGGTGGAGGCGGCTGGCGCGGGCAGCGGTCAGACCGACGTGGTGACCGCCGCCGCGTCGTTCCGCGAGGTGGCGCACGACGCGGACCGAGTGGTGGGTCGGGACCTGGACGCGGCGCTGGGGGCGGTGCGCCGGATCATCGCGGCGCTCGGGACCTCAGGCGCGGAACGCGCTTCCCCAGGCGCGAACGGGTCTGAGCGGGTTGACGAGCTGGCCGAGCGGCTCCCGCCGACCGTGGTCCCGAACACCAGCGCCAAGACGCACGGCTGGTGGTTCACCGGTCAGGGAGCCGCGCAGGAGCTGATCAGCGGCGAGGGGCCGGACGCGCGGGCCGCCTACGAGGCACTCCGCGAGGAGGGCTACCCGCGTCCGGGGATGCCCTTCGTGGCGATGCACGTGGAGATAAAGTTGGCCGCGCACATGCGGCGCAACGACATCGAGCACGCCACCGTCGTGATCAACAACATCCCCTGCCCGCTGGTGTGGGGCTGCGAGAACCTGATCGGCGTGGTGCTGCCCGAGGGGAGCTCCCTCACGGTCCACGGGAGCAACGGGTACGAGCGGACCTTCACCGGAGGGCGGAAGCCACCGTGGCCACGTTGA
- a CDS encoding DUF3043 domain-containing protein, with protein MRFLRRNADEAAESTAKEIPVEVSGTPEPGRTPGKGRPTPKRREAETKRRGPVAPPPKTQREALKRMRQSKTSKEERRAAAALRRERMMAGDDKYLLPRDRGPVKAYIRDVIDSRRNLMGLFMPLAILVFVALLVPSLVVQQYATLATSFMLLAMIVEGVILGVTVTRRVRAKFPKEKIGGLSVGWYSFIRASQLRKLRVPKPRVGPGTKID; from the coding sequence GTGAGGTTCCTGCGCCGCAACGCCGACGAAGCCGCTGAGAGCACCGCCAAGGAGATCCCGGTGGAGGTGAGCGGCACCCCCGAGCCGGGGCGCACGCCCGGCAAGGGCAGGCCCACGCCCAAGCGGCGGGAGGCCGAGACCAAGCGCCGCGGCCCCGTCGCGCCGCCGCCGAAGACGCAGCGCGAGGCGCTCAAGCGGATGAGGCAGAGCAAGACCAGCAAGGAGGAGCGCCGCGCCGCCGCCGCGCTCCGCCGCGAGCGGATGATGGCGGGCGACGACAAGTACCTGCTGCCGCGCGACCGCGGTCCCGTGAAGGCGTACATCCGGGACGTGATCGACTCCAGGCGCAACCTCATGGGCCTGTTCATGCCGCTGGCCATCCTGGTGTTCGTGGCGCTGCTGGTGCCGTCGCTGGTGGTGCAGCAGTACGCGACCCTGGCGACCTCGTTCATGCTGCTGGCGATGATCGTCGAGGGCGTGATCCTGGGCGTGACGGTGACCAGGCGCGTGCGGGCGAAGTTCCCGAAGGAGAAGATCGGCGGCCTGTCGGTCGGCTGGTACTCCTTCATCCGAGCGAGCCAGCTCCGCAAGCTCCGCGTCCCGAAGCCGCGCGTGGGTCCGGGCACGAAGATCGACTAG
- a CDS encoding HesB/IscA family protein, which produces MTTAQDSAVPTPDAPPTHGVTLTDAAASKAKALLDQEGRDDMHLRIAVQPGGCAGLRYQLFFDERSLDGDALRDFEGLKVAVDRMSAPYVEGAVIDFVDTIEKQGFTIDNPNAGGSCACGDSFH; this is translated from the coding sequence ATGACGACCGCTCAGGATTCAGCAGTCCCGACGCCCGACGCCCCGCCCACGCACGGTGTCACCCTGACCGACGCGGCGGCCTCGAAGGCCAAGGCGCTGCTCGACCAGGAGGGTCGCGACGACATGCACCTGCGCATCGCCGTGCAGCCGGGTGGCTGCGCGGGCCTGCGCTACCAGCTGTTCTTCGACGAGCGCAGCCTCGACGGCGACGCCCTGCGCGACTTCGAGGGCCTCAAGGTCGCCGTCGACCGGATGAGCGCCCCGTACGTCGAGGGCGCCGTCATCGACTTCGTCGACACCATCGAGAAGCAGGGCTTCACGATCGACAACCCGAACGCGGGCGGCTCCTGCGCCTGCGGCGACTCGTTCCACTGA
- the asnB gene encoding asparagine synthase (glutamine-hydrolyzing): MCGLVGLVCPSESDAQRARSAVAGALRCQRHRGPDESGTWQGGEVVFGFNRLSIIDIEHSHQPMLWGPPEAPGRYAMLFNGEIYNYLELRAELTERYGARFATDGDSETIVAAYHYMGPAAVARLRGMFAFVIWDSARKVVFGARDPFGIKPLYYSAGPGGVAFSSEKKSVLELVNALGVQPQVDRKALQHYLTLQYVPEPESMHSGVHRIESGTSFTVTPGGTPVVERYFPATFRPRTVHGDADANRLYDEITEALRDSVAKHMRADVTVGSFLSGGIDSTVVAALAKQHNPDLITFTTGFERQGYSEIDVAAESAAAIGVKHVVRPVSAQEMMDALPLITWYLDDPVADPALVPLWFIAREARRYVKVVLSGEGADELFGGYTIYREPLSLAPFDKVPSALRKAMGRVSTKIPQGVRGKDLLRRGALTLEERYYGNARIFLDDQLRQVLRTYDPAVSHMDVTAGPYRESAEWDPVTRMQHVDLFTWLRGDILVKADKMTMANSLELRVPFLDPEVFRIASQVPSELKLTRETTKHALRRAIRDIVPAHVLNRKKLGFPVPIRHWLKDEMHDWAVDNVRQSQTDQYIDKDAVLRLIEDHRNGVADHSRRIWALLVFMIWHGIFVEGRIRPQIPEPQYPVKL; encoded by the coding sequence GTGTGCGGCCTGGTAGGACTTGTTTGCCCTAGCGAGAGCGACGCCCAGCGAGCGCGTTCGGCGGTGGCGGGGGCTCTGCGCTGCCAGCGGCACCGCGGCCCCGACGAGAGCGGCACCTGGCAGGGCGGTGAGGTCGTCTTCGGCTTCAACCGGCTGTCCATCATCGACATCGAGCACTCGCACCAGCCCATGCTGTGGGGCCCGCCGGAGGCGCCCGGCCGGTACGCGATGCTGTTCAACGGCGAGATCTACAACTACCTGGAGCTGCGGGCGGAGCTGACCGAGCGCTACGGCGCGCGGTTCGCCACCGACGGCGACAGCGAGACGATCGTCGCCGCCTACCACTACATGGGGCCCGCCGCCGTGGCCCGGCTGCGCGGCATGTTCGCGTTCGTCATCTGGGACAGCGCGCGCAAGGTCGTCTTCGGCGCCCGCGACCCGTTCGGCATCAAGCCGCTGTACTACTCGGCGGGCCCCGGCGGGGTGGCGTTCTCCAGCGAGAAGAAGTCGGTCCTGGAGCTGGTCAACGCCCTGGGCGTGCAGCCGCAGGTCGACCGCAAGGCGCTCCAGCACTACCTGACGCTCCAGTACGTGCCCGAGCCCGAGTCGATGCACAGCGGCGTTCACCGCATCGAGTCCGGCACCTCGTTCACCGTCACCCCCGGCGGCACCCCGGTGGTGGAGCGGTACTTCCCGGCCACGTTCCGGCCGAGGACCGTGCACGGCGACGCGGACGCGAACCGCCTGTACGACGAGATCACCGAGGCGCTGCGCGACTCGGTCGCCAAGCACATGCGCGCGGACGTCACGGTCGGCTCGTTCCTGTCCGGCGGCATCGACTCCACCGTGGTCGCGGCGCTGGCCAAGCAGCACAACCCGGACCTGATCACGTTCACCACCGGGTTCGAGCGGCAGGGCTACTCCGAGATCGACGTGGCCGCCGAGTCGGCCGCCGCGATCGGGGTCAAGCACGTGGTCAGGCCGGTGTCGGCGCAGGAGATGATGGACGCCCTGCCGCTGATCACCTGGTACCTGGACGACCCGGTGGCGGACCCGGCGCTGGTGCCGCTGTGGTTCATCGCGCGCGAGGCTCGGCGGTACGTGAAGGTCGTGCTGTCCGGCGAGGGCGCGGACGAGCTGTTCGGCGGGTACACGATCTACCGCGAGCCGCTGTCGCTGGCGCCGTTCGACAAGGTGCCGAGCGCGCTGCGCAAGGCCATGGGCCGGGTGTCGACGAAGATCCCGCAGGGCGTGCGCGGCAAGGACCTGCTGCGGCGGGGCGCGCTGACCCTGGAGGAGCGCTACTACGGCAACGCCCGGATCTTCCTGGACGACCAGCTGCGCCAGGTGCTGCGCACCTACGACCCGGCGGTGTCCCACATGGACGTCACGGCCGGCCCTTACCGGGAGTCGGCGGAGTGGGACCCGGTCACCCGGATGCAGCACGTCGACCTGTTCACCTGGTTGCGCGGCGACATCCTGGTCAAGGCCGACAAGATGACCATGGCGAACTCGCTGGAGCTGCGCGTCCCGTTCCTGGACCCGGAGGTCTTCCGGATCGCGTCGCAGGTGCCGTCGGAGCTCAAGCTCACCAGGGAGACGACCAAGCACGCGCTGCGCAGGGCGATCAGGGACATCGTCCCGGCGCACGTGCTGAACCGGAAGAAGCTGGGCTTCCCGGTGCCGATCCGGCACTGGCTCAAGGACGAGATGCACGACTGGGCGGTGGACAACGTCCGGCAGTCGCAGACCGACCAGTACATCGACAAGGACGCGGTGCTGCGCCTGATCGAGGACCACCGCAACGGGGTGGCGGACCACAGCCGCCGCATCTGGGCGCTGCTGGTGTTCATGATCTGGCACGGCATCTTCGTCGAGGGCCGCATCCGGCCGCAGATCCCGGAGCCGCAGTACCCGGTCAAGCTCTGA
- the coxB gene encoding cytochrome c oxidase subunit II → MGLKEGTRAARLAKVTGLVGLVGIGATGCSTDEVLRFGWPVSVTPQAEAMRELWTWSVVAALVVGVIVWGLILWAVAFHRKKSEELPRQVAYNLPLELVLIVVPTVIVAVLFYFTAVTQNYVTDKSQDPDVTVDVIGFQWNWEFQHRDAKVEGTDQPVSTVGTSTEIPMLVLPAEKRVRFVLRSTDVIHSFFVPEFHFKRDVFPEPEKNNQDNVFQIDQIDRPGSFVGRCAELCGTYHAVMNFEVRALPAADYDRYIELRTQVNEATGKPYTNAEALTEMNCGELCTPYAVTTQPFDTDRTAREASGAGSK, encoded by the coding sequence GTGGGCCTGAAGGAGGGCACCAGGGCAGCGCGGTTGGCCAAGGTCACCGGGCTGGTGGGCCTGGTCGGCATCGGGGCCACGGGTTGCTCCACGGATGAGGTGCTCCGCTTCGGCTGGCCGGTTTCGGTCACGCCGCAGGCGGAGGCGATGCGCGAGCTGTGGACCTGGTCGGTCGTCGCGGCCCTCGTGGTGGGTGTGATCGTGTGGGGCCTGATCCTCTGGGCCGTCGCGTTCCACCGCAAGAAGAGCGAGGAGCTGCCGCGCCAGGTCGCGTACAACCTGCCGCTGGAGCTCGTGCTCATCGTCGTACCCACGGTGATCGTGGCGGTCCTGTTCTACTTCACGGCGGTCACCCAGAACTACGTGACCGACAAGTCCCAGGACCCGGACGTGACGGTCGACGTCATCGGCTTCCAGTGGAACTGGGAGTTCCAGCACCGGGACGCCAAGGTCGAGGGCACCGACCAGCCGGTCAGCACCGTCGGGACCTCGACGGAGATCCCCATGCTGGTCCTGCCCGCCGAGAAGCGCGTCCGGTTCGTCCTGCGCTCCACGGACGTGATCCACTCGTTCTTCGTCCCGGAGTTCCACTTCAAGCGGGACGTCTTCCCCGAGCCGGAGAAGAACAACCAGGACAACGTGTTCCAGATCGACCAGATCGACCGCCCCGGCTCCTTCGTCGGACGCTGCGCCGAGCTGTGCGGCACGTACCACGCGGTGATGAACTTCGAGGTCCGCGCGCTGCCCGCCGCCGACTACGACCGGTACATCGAGCTGCGCACCCAGGTGAACGAGGCCACCGGCAAGCCGTACACCAACGCCGAGGCGCTCACCGAGATGAACTGCGGCGAGCTGTGCACGCCGTACGCCGTCACCACCCAGCCGTTCGACACCGACCGGACCGCCCGCGAGGCGTCCGGCGCGGGCAGCAAGTAG
- a CDS encoding cytochrome c oxidase subunit 4, which produces MKVESRVFDLVTGFSFLMTIVYAYWTWADTTHVEPVGTVALALTGGLALLVGTYFRFIARRIEVRPEDNPDAEISDGAGELGFFSPGSYWPVALAAAAAVTGVALAFWLIWLLVIGVVLIVLTVGGLVFEYHTGPAHD; this is translated from the coding sequence ATGAAGGTCGAATCTCGGGTCTTTGACCTGGTCACTGGCTTCTCGTTCCTGATGACGATCGTGTACGCCTACTGGACGTGGGCGGACACGACCCACGTCGAGCCGGTCGGCACGGTCGCGCTCGCGCTGACCGGTGGGCTCGCGCTCCTCGTCGGCACGTACTTCCGGTTCATCGCGCGGCGCATCGAGGTGCGCCCGGAGGACAACCCGGACGCCGAGATCAGCGACGGCGCGGGCGAGCTGGGCTTCTTCAGCCCCGGCTCGTACTGGCCGGTCGCGCTGGCCGCGGCCGCCGCCGTCACCGGCGTCGCGCTCGCGTTCTGGCTGATCTGGCTGCTGGTGATCGGCGTCGTGCTGATCGTCCTGACCGTCGGCGGTCTGGTGTTCGAGTACCACACCGGTCCCGCGCACGACTGA
- a CDS encoding lysophospholipid acyltransferase family protein gives MLYTVIKRVVLPLARAVYRPKVEGLENLPRTGAVILAPNHLSFIDSILIPMVAPRRVAFLAKAEYFEGAGLKGRLSKSLFSSLGHVPVKRGSGRAARASLDTAAEILAGGNAFAIYPEGTRSLDGRLHRGRTGVARMALESDVPVIPVGIIGTDQVQPVGRRLPRIRPVTIRFGAPLDFSRYAGMQDSLPVLRSVTDEIVYRILELSEQEYVDRYQASGGQLPGGRTPGGQASSGQAAA, from the coding sequence ATGCTGTACACGGTGATTAAGCGGGTCGTGCTCCCCCTGGCCCGCGCGGTGTACCGGCCGAAGGTCGAGGGGCTGGAGAACCTCCCCCGCACCGGAGCCGTGATCCTCGCCCCGAACCACCTGTCGTTCATCGACAGCATCCTGATCCCGATGGTGGCGCCCCGACGGGTGGCCTTCCTCGCCAAGGCCGAGTACTTCGAGGGCGCCGGGCTCAAGGGCAGGCTGAGCAAGAGCCTCTTCAGCTCCCTGGGGCACGTCCCGGTCAAGCGCGGCTCCGGCCGCGCGGCGCGGGCCTCCCTGGACACGGCGGCCGAGATCCTGGCGGGCGGCAACGCGTTCGCCATCTACCCCGAGGGCACCCGCTCCCTGGACGGGAGGCTGCACCGGGGCCGCACGGGCGTGGCGCGGATGGCGCTGGAGTCCGACGTGCCGGTGATCCCGGTGGGCATCATCGGCACCGACCAGGTCCAGCCGGTCGGCCGCAGGCTGCCCAGGATCCGCCCGGTGACGATCCGCTTCGGCGCGCCCCTGGACTTCTCCCGCTACGCCGGGATGCAGGACTCGCTGCCGGTGCTGCGCTCGGTCACCGACGAGATCGTGTACCGCATCCTGGAGCTGTCCGAGCAGGAGTACGTGGACCGCTACCAGGCGTCCGGCGGCCAGCTCCCCGGCGGCCGGACCCCCGGTGGTCAGGCGTCGAGCGGTCAGGCCGCCGCCTAG
- the trpD gene encoding anthranilate phosphoribosyltransferase produces MADRTWPLLLTRLLDGIDLAEDDTGWAMDRIMSGEATTAQVAAFAVALRAKGETPEEVDGLASAMLGHARRFSVEGRAADIVGTGGDSSGSVNISTMATIVAAAAGVPVVKHGNRAASSQCGTADVLEALGVAIDLPPEGVAATVAELGVGFCFAPVFHPAFRHTSAPRREIGIPTSFNLLGPLTNPAQPSVGLIGCARANAAPLLAGVFARRGTTALVVRGDDGLDEITTTTTTAVWVVEGGVVREDRIDPSELGVAPALPQDLRGGDASVNAEVVRRLVAGEPGAVRDAVLLNAAGAIAAHAGLSGELAPALTSGLARAAEAVDSGAAAELLRRWVERSTELKARLG; encoded by the coding sequence GTGGCCGACCGCACCTGGCCGCTGCTGCTCACCCGGCTCCTCGACGGGATCGACCTCGCCGAGGACGACACCGGCTGGGCGATGGACCGCATCATGTCCGGCGAGGCCACCACCGCGCAGGTGGCGGCGTTCGCGGTGGCGCTGCGGGCCAAGGGCGAGACGCCCGAGGAGGTCGACGGGCTGGCCTCGGCGATGCTCGGGCACGCCCGCAGGTTCAGCGTCGAGGGCAGGGCGGCCGACATCGTCGGGACCGGCGGCGACAGCTCCGGCTCGGTGAACATCTCCACCATGGCCACGATCGTGGCCGCCGCCGCCGGGGTCCCGGTGGTCAAGCACGGCAACCGGGCCGCGTCCTCGCAGTGCGGCACGGCCGACGTGCTGGAGGCGCTGGGCGTCGCGATCGACCTGCCCCCGGAGGGCGTGGCGGCGACCGTGGCCGAGCTGGGCGTGGGCTTCTGCTTCGCGCCGGTGTTCCACCCGGCGTTCCGGCACACCTCGGCGCCCCGGCGCGAGATCGGCATCCCGACCTCGTTCAACCTGCTCGGGCCGCTGACCAACCCGGCGCAGCCGTCGGTGGGCCTGATCGGCTGCGCGCGGGCGAACGCGGCCCCGCTGCTGGCCGGGGTGTTCGCCCGGCGCGGCACGACGGCGCTGGTCGTGCGCGGTGACGACGGCCTGGACGAGATCACCACGACGACGACCACCGCGGTGTGGGTCGTCGAGGGCGGGGTGGTCCGGGAGGACCGGATCGACCCGTCCGAGCTGGGCGTGGCGCCCGCGCTGCCGCAGGACCTGCGCGGCGGGGACGCCTCGGTGAACGCCGAGGTCGTGCGGCGGCTGGTGGCGGGTGAGCCGGGCGCGGTGCGGGACGCGGTGCTGCTCAACGCGGCGGGCGCGATCGCGGCGCACGCGGGGCTGTCCGGCGAGCTGGCGCCCGCGCTGACCTCGGGTCTGGCGCGCGCGGCGGAGGCCGTGGACAGCGGGGCGGCGGCCGAGCTGCTGCGGCGCTGGGTGGAGCGGTCGACCGAGCTGAAGGCGCGGCTGGGCTGA
- a CDS encoding cytochrome c oxidase subunit 3 — MRRVTTAAPSITQRVHSLNRPNMVSVGTVVWLSSELMFFAGLFAMFFTVKAQHEGEWPPVHLNVPYAMLFTTILVASSFTCQWGVFAAERGDVFGLRRWYGLTVLLGAIFVAGQAGEYATLIGEGVTIPSGAYGTVFYLTTGFHGLHVIGGLIAFGYLLVRTKLSKFTPAQATSAIVVSYYWHFVDVVWIGLFAVIYLVP; from the coding sequence ATGCGTCGTGTGACAACGGCAGCGCCCTCAATCACCCAGCGCGTGCACTCGCTGAACCGGCCGAACATGGTCAGCGTGGGCACGGTCGTCTGGCTGTCCAGTGAGCTCATGTTCTTCGCGGGCCTCTTCGCCATGTTCTTCACGGTGAAAGCCCAGCACGAGGGCGAGTGGCCCCCGGTGCACCTGAACGTCCCCTACGCGATGCTCTTCACGACCATCCTGGTGGCGTCGTCCTTCACCTGCCAGTGGGGCGTCTTCGCCGCCGAGCGCGGCGACGTCTTCGGCCTGCGCCGGTGGTACGGGCTCACGGTGCTGCTGGGCGCGATCTTCGTCGCGGGCCAGGCGGGCGAGTACGCCACGCTGATCGGCGAGGGGGTGACGATCCCCAGCGGCGCCTACGGCACGGTCTTCTACCTGACCACCGGCTTCCACGGCCTGCACGTGATCGGCGGCCTCATCGCGTTCGGCTACCTGCTCGTCCGCACGAAGCTGAGCAAGTTCACGCCCGCCCAGGCGACCTCCGCGATCGTCGTGTCCTACTACTGGCACTTCGTCGACGTGGTCTGGATCGGGCTGTTCGCCGTCATCTACCTCGTGCCCTGA
- a CDS encoding c-type cytochrome: MTTTSTTRARNRGTKLRRRISGLLALGFALLSAGLLFSALAPQPQTAQAQSDPAQVRLGEQLYNNTCISCHGQNLDGVKDRGPSLIGVGEAAVYFQVSSGRMPMARQEAQAQRKPVKFSAEEIDALGAYIQQFGGGPETPEERGEALRGEDPARGGELFRLNCAACHNFTGRGGALSSGKFAPELDGVTEEQLYTAMLTGPQNMPKFSDRQLTPEEKEDIIAYIKSVSDGNNNPGGAALGGFGPVSEGLIAFIVGIAALVGVTLWIGAKA, translated from the coding sequence ATGACCACCACCAGTACCACGAGGGCCCGGAATCGCGGCACCAAGCTGCGGCGGCGGATCTCCGGCCTGCTCGCGCTGGGGTTCGCGCTGTTGAGCGCGGGCCTGCTGTTCAGCGCGCTCGCGCCGCAGCCGCAGACCGCGCAGGCGCAGTCCGACCCGGCCCAGGTGCGGCTGGGGGAGCAGCTCTACAACAACACCTGCATCTCGTGCCACGGCCAGAACCTCGACGGCGTCAAGGACCGGGGCCCCAGCCTCATCGGCGTCGGTGAGGCCGCGGTGTACTTCCAGGTCTCCTCCGGCCGGATGCCCATGGCCCGCCAGGAGGCGCAGGCCCAGCGCAAGCCCGTCAAGTTCAGCGCCGAGGAGATCGACGCGCTCGGCGCGTACATCCAGCAGTTCGGCGGCGGCCCGGAGACCCCCGAGGAGCGCGGCGAGGCGCTGCGCGGCGAGGACCCGGCCCGCGGCGGCGAGCTCTTCCGCCTGAACTGCGCGGCGTGCCACAACTTCACCGGTCGCGGCGGGGCGCTGTCGTCCGGCAAGTTCGCGCCCGAGCTCGACGGGGTCACCGAGGAGCAGCTGTACACGGCCATGCTCACGGGCCCGCAGAACATGCCCAAGTTCTCCGACCGGCAGCTCACGCCGGAGGAGAAGGAGGACATCATCGCTTACATCAAGTCGGTGTCCGACGGGAACAACAACCCCGGCGGCGCCGCCCTCGGCGGCTTCGGGCCGGTTTCAGAGGGTCTGATCGCGTTCATCGTGGGCATCGCCGCGCTCGTCGGCGTGACCCTCTGGATCGGAGCCAAGGCATGA